From a single Silene latifolia isolate original U9 population chromosome 6, ASM4854445v1, whole genome shotgun sequence genomic region:
- the LOC141587982 gene encoding uncharacterized protein LOC141587982, whose protein sequence is MMKGVNITMPLFYAIKEIPAYGKFLKELISNKNSFSPTTVNLSRECCAILINELPQKLEDPGSFSIPCTIGSIQIERALCDLGASISLMPLKIFKKLKGFEFSPTRVSLQLADRSVSYQIGLVEDVPLKVEKLVIPCDFYVMDIPEDSKIPIILGRPCLATEGVMIDVKNGKLSLQVGDDKMEFSLEKSMKSPSISGSCCRVDVLEDYLNEHNLEPSYLDPLEVCQTKEGDGVDGVLGVDDVKEDLGKDDSKKDEFEEQINDEIE, encoded by the coding sequence ATGATGAAAGGTGTGAACATCACCATGCCTTTATTTTATGCCATCAAGGAGATACCCGCATACGGAAAATTCTTAAAGGAGTTGATTTCCAACAAAAATTCCTTTAGTCCAACAACGGTGAATTTGTCTAGGGAATGTTGTGCAATCTTAATAAATGAGTTGCCCCAAAAGCTtgaagatccgggtagtttttctatccCATGCACAATTGGCTCCATTCAAATAGAGAGGGCCCTATGTGATTTGGGAGCTAGCATTAGCCTAATGCCTCTCAAGATTTTCAAGAAGTTGAAGGGATTTGAGTTCTCACCTACAAGAGTATCTTTGCAGCTTGCGGATAGATCAGTGAGTTATCAAATTGGCCTAGTGGAAGATGTACCACTCAAAGTGGAAAAACTTGTGATACCTTGCGACTTTTATGTGATGGATATTCCCGAGGATTCCaaaattccaatcatcctagggcGCCCATGCCTTGCTACCGAGGGTGTAATGATTGATGTTAAGAATGGGAAGCTTTCCCTTCAAGTTGGTGATGACAAGATGGAATTCTCGTTGGAAAAATCCATGAAATCTCCTTCTATAAGTGGCTCTTGTTGTAGAGTGGATGTGTTGGAGGATTACTtgaatgagcataatcttgagCCTTCATATTTGGACCCATTGGAAGTTTGTCAAACCAAGGAGGGGGATGGAGTTGATGGTGTGTTGGGAGTTGATGATGTAAAGGAAGACTTGGGTAAAGATGACTCAAAAAAAGATGAATTTGAAGAACAAATTAATGATGAGATTGAATAA